In a genomic window of Helianthus annuus cultivar XRQ/B chromosome 10, HanXRQr2.0-SUNRISE, whole genome shotgun sequence:
- the LOC118482656 gene encoding uncharacterized protein LOC118482656, whose product MNSNTYHPGLRNHPNFRYGNPSNQANPNFLGNQGFQRQYQTGQVHGGSSGQSSSGGNEVMEMLKEMRIEMQRRNQLDDARIQKDEIRDKAIQSLTTQMSQLASDVAILKKAKGQLQSDMVTNPKNIKSVNINVVSTVPNNETFLTSSCQVSAGIGRDVEVETDKEHGASLVPIRVGKLKIPHALLDYGASMTVLPGDLYDMYDFGPLQDADTMVSLADESWRRPRGIVKNVMIRLGEFEYPVDFLVLDYAPTKLATQQRVILGRPFLYTTSAQINCRDGIITMTKENRKLYFDVHTREISYESIEEKSRESSDHLKSVHQRIKTNKPPGCEKKYEGSSRL is encoded by the coding sequence ATGAACTCGAACACATACCACCCCGGTTTACGAAATCACCCGAACTTTAGATACGGGAATCCGTCAAATCAAGCCAACCCGAACTTCCTaggaaaccaaggatttcaaaggcaatatcaaacgggtcaagtgCATGGTGGGTCTTCGGGTCAAAgctcttcgggtggaaacgaagtAATGGAGATGTTGAAGGAGATGCGAATTGAGATGCAACGAAGGAATCAGCTTGATGATGCTCGCATTCAAAAAGACGAAATCCGTGATAAAGCAATTCAGTCGTTGACTACTCAAATGAGTCAACTTGCGAGTGATGTGGCGATattgaagaaagcaaaaggccaACTACAAAGTGACATGGTGACAAATCCCAAGAACATAAAAAGCGTTaatatcaatgtggtaagcaccgttcctaATAATGAAACATTTCTTACTTCTTCTTGTCAAGTGAGTGCAGGTATAGGAAGGGATGTCGAGGTTGAAACGGACAAGGAGCATGGAGCATCACTTGTCCCGATCCGAGTGGGAAAATTAAAAATTCCCCATGCATTATTGGATTATGGGGCGAGTATGACTGTGCTACCAGGTGACTTATATGATATGtatgattttggtccacttcaagaTGCAGACACCATGGTGAGTTTGGCGGATGaaagttggaggcgtccacggggaatAGTTAAAAATGTTATGATTCGGTTGGGAGAATTCGAATACCCGGTGGATTTTCTGGTCCTAGATTATGCCCCTACCAAATTGGCAacacaacaaagggtaattttaggtCGACCGTTTCTTTATACGACGAGTGCTCAAATCAACTGTAGAGACGGGATCATTACTATGACCAAAGAGAACCGCAAGTTGTACTTTGATGTTCATACTAGGGAGATTAGTTATGAATCTATTGAAGAGAAGAGTCGAGAGTCTAGTGACCATCTGAAAAGTGTGCATCAaagaataaaaacaaacaaaccaccGGGGTGTGAAAAGAAGTATGAGGGTTCGAGCAGGTTGTAG